The proteins below come from a single Streptomyces sp. M92 genomic window:
- the pcp gene encoding pyroglutamyl-peptidase I, which translates to MTRVLITGFAPFGGESVNPSWQAASLVAAEPPAGLDVRAAELPCVFGESLDVLGDAVRAHTPDLVLCLGQAGGRPGVTVERVGLNVDDARIPDNAGRQPVDEPVVQGGPAAYFSTLPVKACVAAMREAGVPAAVSNTAGTFVCNHVAYGLGHLIASEFPHARGGFVHVPWAPAQVTDGTAPSLPPATVAHGLRALLSAAARTPAGQDLKVTEGATH; encoded by the coding sequence ATGACCCGCGTACTCATCACCGGCTTCGCCCCCTTCGGCGGAGAGAGCGTGAACCCGTCCTGGCAGGCGGCGTCCCTGGTGGCCGCCGAACCGCCCGCCGGGCTCGACGTCAGAGCCGCCGAACTGCCCTGCGTCTTCGGCGAGTCCCTCGACGTCCTGGGCGACGCCGTCCGCGCCCACACCCCCGACCTGGTGCTCTGCCTGGGGCAGGCGGGCGGACGCCCCGGCGTCACCGTCGAACGCGTCGGCCTCAACGTCGACGACGCGCGCATCCCCGACAACGCGGGCCGGCAGCCCGTCGACGAACCCGTCGTCCAAGGCGGCCCGGCCGCCTACTTCTCCACCCTCCCCGTCAAGGCCTGCGTCGCCGCGATGCGGGAGGCCGGCGTCCCCGCAGCCGTCTCCAACACGGCCGGCACCTTCGTCTGCAACCACGTGGCCTACGGCCTCGGCCACCTCATCGCCAGCGAGTTCCCGCACGCGCGGGGCGGTTTCGTCCACGTGCCCTGGGCGCCGGCACAGGTCACCGACGGCACCGCGCCGTCCCTGCCGCCCGCCACCGTCGCCCACGGCCTGCGCGCCCTCCTGTCCGCCGCCGCTCGCACCCCGGCCGGGCAGGACCTCAAGGTCACCGAAGGAGCCACCCACTGA
- a CDS encoding DUF2891 domain-containing protein, which translates to MPLSTHAAPFARLALANITREYPNFPAHLITSPDEHLAPRSLHPAFYGAYDWHSSVHMHWLLVRLLRRHGGTPALPETARAVAVLDRHLTPGNAAAEAAYLRDRPSFERPYGWAWLLVLAAECRALKNESGARWADALEPAVAAVDGLLADWLPKATYPVRHGNHPNSAFALGLALDSGALSPATDRAVRERLLTWFADDHDAPAHWEPSGQDFVSPALTEADAMRRVLPKDGFEAWLDRFLPALRSGAPCPLLDVPVVSDHADPQIGHLLGLTLSRAAALRSLADALPEGPVRGRLDEAADAHLAAGLPAVERGDFTTDHWLATFAALALDPVGAR; encoded by the coding sequence ATGCCGCTGAGCACCCACGCCGCGCCCTTCGCCCGGCTCGCCCTCGCCAACATCACCCGCGAGTACCCCAACTTCCCCGCCCACCTGATCACCTCGCCCGACGAGCACCTCGCGCCCCGCTCCCTGCATCCGGCCTTCTACGGCGCCTACGACTGGCACTCCTCGGTCCACATGCACTGGCTGCTCGTCCGCCTGCTGCGCCGCCACGGCGGGACACCCGCACTGCCGGAGACCGCACGGGCCGTCGCCGTACTCGACCGGCACCTCACCCCCGGCAACGCCGCCGCCGAAGCCGCCTACCTCCGCGACCGCCCGTCCTTCGAGCGGCCCTACGGATGGGCGTGGCTGCTCGTCCTCGCGGCGGAGTGCCGGGCCCTGAAGAACGAGTCCGGCGCCCGCTGGGCCGACGCGCTGGAGCCGGCCGTCGCCGCCGTCGACGGGCTGCTGGCCGACTGGCTGCCCAAGGCCACCTACCCCGTACGCCACGGGAACCACCCCAACAGCGCCTTCGCGCTCGGCCTCGCGCTCGACTCGGGCGCACTGTCGCCGGCGACCGACCGCGCCGTGCGCGAACGCCTCCTCACCTGGTTCGCCGACGACCACGACGCGCCCGCGCACTGGGAACCGTCCGGTCAGGACTTCGTGTCCCCGGCGCTGACCGAGGCGGACGCCATGCGCCGGGTGCTGCCGAAGGACGGGTTCGAGGCGTGGCTCGACCGCTTCCTGCCCGCGCTGCGTTCCGGCGCCCCGTGTCCGTTGCTCGATGTGCCCGTGGTCTCCGACCACGCCGACCCGCAGATCGGCCACCTGCTGGGCCTGACCCTCAGCAGGGCGGCCGCCCTGCGTTCCCTGGCCGACGCCCTGCCCGAGGGGCCCGTCCGCGGCCGCCTGGACGAGGCGGCCGACGCTCACCTCGCGGCGGGCCTGCCCGCGGTGGAGCGCGGCGACTTCACCACCGACCACTGGCTGGCGACGTTCGCGGCACTCGCCCTCGACCCCGTCGGTGCCCGCTGA
- a CDS encoding endonuclease/exonuclease/phosphatase family protein, with protein sequence MRGATVRGRGAAVFVRGTRLLAGVMTVACLVLLGPSAPVGAFLARPLPAGAADGVVANRVMTWNICNPCEVSNVDRAADIATYAPQVIGLQEACVRDVEQIRAYLRSLYGLAYHVEYGTVLRKRSRCGGTPWNPGAFGQAILSASPMTDRVSVEYPDGGSEDRGYMAVTTVVGGHPVRVFNTHLAHRRQQPVRAHQTGVLAAAVERHDRAIVLGDFNAVPDASELSPLWALAAGSDAECRPAPAAAPCEPTTDWNSRFDYVFLRGIGSVGQRVHPTTYSDHHLLHTDVVPARDA encoded by the coding sequence ATGCGTGGTGCCACGGTGAGGGGAAGGGGGGCGGCGGTGTTCGTGAGGGGGACGCGGTTGCTCGCGGGCGTCATGACCGTGGCCTGTCTCGTGCTCCTCGGTCCCAGCGCACCGGTCGGAGCGTTCCTGGCCAGGCCGCTGCCCGCCGGCGCCGCCGACGGCGTCGTGGCGAACCGCGTCATGACGTGGAACATCTGCAACCCCTGCGAGGTCAGCAACGTCGACCGGGCGGCGGACATCGCCACCTACGCACCGCAGGTCATCGGCCTCCAGGAAGCGTGCGTGCGCGACGTCGAGCAGATCCGGGCCTACCTGCGGAGCCTCTACGGGCTGGCGTACCACGTCGAGTACGGGACCGTCCTGCGCAAGCGCAGCCGTTGCGGAGGAACGCCGTGGAACCCGGGAGCCTTCGGGCAGGCGATCCTGTCCGCGTCACCGATGACCGACCGGGTCAGCGTGGAGTACCCCGACGGCGGTTCCGAGGACCGCGGGTACATGGCGGTCACCACCGTGGTGGGCGGCCACCCGGTGCGGGTCTTCAACACCCACCTCGCCCACCGGCGCCAGCAGCCGGTCCGGGCACACCAGACCGGGGTGCTCGCCGCGGCCGTCGAGCGCCACGACCGCGCGATCGTACTGGGCGACTTCAACGCCGTGCCGGACGCCTCCGAACTCTCCCCGCTGTGGGCACTGGCCGCCGGCTCGGACGCCGAGTGCCGCCCGGCTCCCGCCGCCGCCCCGTGCGAGCCGACCACCGACTGGAACAGCCGGTTCGACTACGTCTTCCTGCGCGGCATCGGCTCGGTCGGACAGCGCGTGCACCCCACCACGTACTCGGACCACCACCTGCTGCACACGGACGTGGTCCCGGCCCGGGACGCCTGA
- a CDS encoding NAD-dependent protein deacetylase encodes MRMRPTLSWTPAEDLPPGTTDLRPVADVVGAGGVLVLSGAGISTESGIPDYRGEGGSLSRHTPMTYQDFTAHPRARRRYWARSHLGWRTFGRARPNAGHRAVAAFGRRGLLCGVITQNVDGLHQAAGSEDVVELHGSLDRVVCLTCGTFSPRRELARRLEEANPGFDPVAAGINPDGDADLTDEQVGDFRVVPCTVCGGVLKPDVVFFGENVPPERVEHCRTLVRKAASLLVLGSSLTVMSGLRFVRQAAEAGKPVLIVNRDPTRGDRHALTRVSVPLGAALTTVADRLGIPADGDGHGPRRAAPSAS; translated from the coding sequence ATGCGCATGCGCCCCACTCTGAGCTGGACCCCCGCCGAGGACCTGCCCCCGGGCACCACGGACCTGCGGCCGGTCGCCGACGTCGTGGGAGCCGGCGGGGTGCTCGTGCTGAGCGGTGCCGGTATCTCGACGGAGTCGGGGATTCCCGACTACCGGGGCGAGGGCGGGAGTCTGAGCCGGCACACTCCGATGACGTACCAGGACTTCACCGCCCATCCCCGGGCCCGGCGCCGGTACTGGGCGCGCAGCCACCTCGGCTGGCGCACCTTCGGCCGCGCCCGCCCCAACGCCGGGCACCGTGCCGTGGCCGCTTTCGGACGGCGGGGCCTGCTCTGCGGCGTCATCACCCAGAACGTCGACGGCCTGCACCAGGCGGCCGGCAGCGAGGACGTCGTGGAACTCCACGGCAGCCTGGACCGCGTCGTCTGCCTGACCTGCGGCACCTTCAGCCCGCGCCGGGAACTCGCCCGTCGGCTCGAGGAGGCCAATCCGGGCTTCGACCCGGTGGCCGCGGGCATCAACCCGGACGGTGACGCCGACCTCACCGACGAACAGGTCGGGGACTTCCGGGTGGTGCCCTGCACGGTATGCGGCGGCGTCCTCAAACCGGACGTCGTCTTCTTCGGCGAGAACGTCCCGCCGGAGCGCGTCGAGCACTGTCGGACGCTGGTGCGCAAGGCGGCCTCGCTGCTGGTTCTGGGCTCGTCGCTGACGGTGATGTCCGGGCTGCGCTTCGTCCGTCAGGCGGCCGAGGCCGGGAAGCCGGTGCTGATCGTCAACCGCGACCCGACCCGGGGCGACCGGCACGCGCTCACCCGGGTCTCGGTCCCCCTGGGTGCGGCCCTCACCACCGTGGCGGACCGGCTGGGCATCCCCGCCGACGGCGACGGACACGGCCCTCGGCGGGCTGCCCCGTCCGCGTCGTAG
- a CDS encoding NAD(P)-dependent alcohol dehydrogenase produces MMRAVMYDRFGGPEVLYVGKAPKPAPGPGEVLVRVRATSVNGGELLARAGRVRLVTGRRFPQRTGLDFAGEVVALGAAVTGPAVGDRVWGIMPRASGFGSAAEYVAVRPRQLGRVPDGLDLVEAAALPAGTTAITALRDKARLRPGERLLVRGAAGGVGHVAVQLGKMTGAHVTGLARADNLALVRGLGADEAHDYRATGPAGLGRYDVVLDTVGKDLAAHRRLLTPGGRMVSIAFDIERPVASLGYLLASAVHGRRRVRFFSGDPRTALFNDLAAHVTDGAVRPVVDTVFPLEEIGAAHRALEAGGVRGKFVVRID; encoded by the coding sequence ATGATGCGAGCGGTGATGTACGACCGCTTCGGCGGTCCCGAGGTGCTCTACGTGGGGAAGGCGCCCAAGCCCGCGCCGGGACCCGGTGAAGTGCTGGTGAGGGTCCGGGCGACCAGCGTCAACGGTGGTGAGCTGCTGGCCCGTGCGGGCCGGGTGCGCCTGGTGACGGGACGGCGGTTCCCGCAGCGGACGGGACTCGACTTCGCCGGGGAGGTCGTGGCGCTCGGGGCGGCCGTCACCGGGCCCGCCGTGGGCGACCGCGTGTGGGGCATCATGCCCCGCGCCTCCGGCTTCGGCAGCGCCGCCGAGTACGTGGCCGTCCGCCCGCGTCAGCTGGGCCGGGTCCCCGACGGGCTCGACCTGGTCGAGGCGGCGGCGCTGCCCGCGGGCACCACGGCGATCACGGCGCTGCGCGACAAGGCACGGCTGCGCCCCGGCGAGCGCCTTCTCGTCCGCGGCGCCGCGGGCGGCGTCGGCCATGTCGCCGTCCAGCTGGGCAAGATGACGGGGGCACACGTGACCGGGCTGGCCCGCGCGGACAACCTCGCCCTCGTCCGCGGCCTCGGCGCCGACGAGGCCCACGACTACCGTGCCACCGGCCCGGCCGGCCTCGGGCGGTACGACGTGGTGCTCGACACCGTGGGAAAGGACCTCGCCGCCCACCGCCGACTGCTCACTCCCGGCGGCCGCATGGTGTCCATCGCCTTCGACATCGAGCGCCCGGTCGCCTCCCTCGGCTACCTCCTGGCCAGTGCCGTACACGGCCGCCGCCGGGTGCGCTTCTTCAGCGGCGATCCGAGGACCGCGCTCTTCAACGACCTCGCGGCCCACGTGACGGACGGCGCGGTCCGCCCGGTCGTGGACACCGTGTTCCCGCTCGAGGAGATCGGGGCGGCCCACCGGGCGCTGGAAGCGGGAGGCGTGCGGGGAAAGTTCGTCGTGCGGATCGACTGA
- a CDS encoding TetR/AcrR family transcriptional regulator produces the protein MRADARRNRQQILEAAQEVFTRDGVDVPMSVIARRANVGVATLYRRFPTREALVREVFAEQVEACTAALDEALDDPDPWRGFCHVIERICALQAAERGFTTAFLGAFPERAADHSRRRLDGERGFATLVRRAQAAGKLRPDFHPSDLTVVLLANSALSGTPDPEAASRRLVGLLLDAFRAGPARGALPPPTGLGLAHLHAPAS, from the coding sequence TTGCGCGCCGACGCGCGGCGCAACCGGCAGCAGATCCTCGAAGCCGCCCAGGAGGTCTTCACCCGGGACGGTGTGGATGTGCCGATGTCGGTCATCGCCCGGAGGGCGAACGTGGGCGTGGCCACGCTCTACCGGCGCTTCCCGACCCGCGAGGCCCTGGTCCGGGAGGTGTTCGCCGAGCAGGTGGAGGCCTGCACGGCCGCACTGGACGAGGCGCTGGACGACCCCGACCCGTGGCGCGGCTTCTGCCACGTGATCGAGAGGATCTGCGCCCTGCAGGCCGCTGAGCGGGGCTTCACCACCGCCTTCCTCGGTGCCTTCCCGGAGCGGGCCGCGGACCACTCGCGCCGCCGCCTGGACGGGGAGCGCGGCTTCGCGACCCTCGTGCGACGGGCGCAGGCGGCCGGGAAGCTGCGGCCGGACTTCCACCCGTCCGACCTCACCGTGGTGTTGCTCGCCAACAGCGCGCTGTCCGGGACCCCCGACCCCGAGGCCGCGTCCAGGCGGCTCGTCGGGCTGCTCCTCGACGCGTTCCGCGCCGGCCCCGCACGGGGAGCGTTGCCGCCGCCGACCGGCCTCGGCCTGGCACACCTGCACGCTCCGGCGTCGTAG
- a CDS encoding beta-ketoacyl-[acyl-carrier-protein] synthase family protein, which translates to MTHCPETPEVPIRPYPVTAAEVVPGDLLARSPEDAAENRWYVVTHTQPASPEVILVALRPPLGGVDREEELRREQRVTVAGRRLDVSAVPLVSSPALDDVEFHDGDRLTRLRAVDPQARQVTYVRRWGTWHRDSEQDADDGVTDADVRRWAAGADREGDVVRHEPRPVPEARAAGGRRVVVTGLGAVTPLGVGTGELWHGLLEGRHGIRELADEEFEGLPVRIAGTVPVDPAELLPRQAARRMNRAAQFAVLAAREAWADAGYQGGGTRESGLDPERIGVSLGAILGDASVLVGGDRKLREKGPRGVSPLTTPMTVPSQAASQVSLDLHITGEARTVTSACASGTEAIGQAVDRIRYGRVDVALAGGAEAVVTPAIMASFAAMRALAEGDPSAGSPSHPFAKDRDGFVNAEGAGILVLESEEHARARGARIYCEAAGWGLSADAHHVAAPDPSGDGIALALRRAVRDAGARLEDVVHVNAHATATVDGDLAEARAVRGVLGRREVPVTALKGHLGHLQGAAGGVEAVAAVLTLHHGVVPPTVGCAEVDDAVDLDLVRGEPRTLPGAGDLVLSNSFGFGGHNAVLALRRVGRPAA; encoded by the coding sequence ATGACCCACTGCCCCGAAACGCCTGAAGTACCGATACGCCCCTACCCGGTCACCGCCGCCGAGGTCGTCCCCGGCGACCTGCTCGCCCGGTCCCCCGAGGACGCCGCCGAGAACCGGTGGTACGTGGTCACGCACACCCAGCCCGCCTCCCCCGAGGTGATCCTGGTCGCGCTGCGGCCGCCGCTGGGCGGGGTGGACCGCGAGGAGGAGCTGCGGCGCGAGCAGCGGGTGACCGTCGCCGGGCGGCGGCTCGACGTGTCCGCGGTGCCGCTGGTGAGCTCGCCCGCCCTGGACGACGTGGAATTCCACGACGGGGACCGGCTGACCCGCCTCCGGGCCGTCGATCCCCAGGCCCGGCAGGTGACGTACGTCCGCCGCTGGGGCACCTGGCACCGGGACTCGGAACAGGACGCCGACGACGGCGTGACCGACGCCGACGTGCGCCGGTGGGCCGCCGGGGCCGACCGGGAGGGCGACGTCGTACGGCACGAGCCGCGCCCCGTGCCGGAGGCCCGGGCGGCCGGAGGGCGGCGCGTCGTCGTCACCGGGCTCGGCGCCGTCACCCCGCTGGGCGTCGGCACGGGCGAGTTGTGGCACGGGCTGCTCGAAGGGCGGCACGGCATACGGGAGTTGGCGGACGAGGAGTTCGAAGGGCTGCCGGTGCGGATCGCCGGGACCGTGCCGGTGGACCCGGCGGAGCTGCTGCCCCGGCAGGCGGCGCGCCGGATGAACCGCGCCGCCCAGTTCGCCGTGCTGGCCGCGCGCGAGGCCTGGGCCGACGCCGGCTACCAGGGCGGCGGCACCCGCGAGAGCGGGCTCGACCCGGAGCGGATCGGAGTGAGCCTCGGCGCCATCCTCGGGGACGCGTCCGTGCTCGTCGGCGGGGACCGCAAGCTGCGGGAGAAGGGGCCGCGCGGCGTCTCCCCGCTCACCACACCCATGACGGTTCCCTCGCAGGCGGCCTCGCAGGTCTCGCTCGACCTGCACATCACCGGCGAGGCGCGCACCGTCACCAGCGCGTGCGCCTCCGGTACCGAGGCGATCGGGCAGGCCGTCGACCGCATCCGGTACGGCCGGGTCGACGTGGCCCTCGCGGGCGGTGCCGAGGCGGTGGTCACACCGGCGATCATGGCGTCCTTCGCCGCCATGCGGGCGCTGGCGGAGGGGGACCCGTCGGCGGGTTCGCCCTCGCACCCGTTCGCCAAGGACCGTGACGGCTTCGTCAACGCGGAGGGGGCGGGGATACTCGTCCTGGAGTCCGAGGAGCACGCCCGTGCCCGCGGGGCGCGCATCTACTGCGAGGCGGCCGGCTGGGGGCTGTCCGCCGACGCCCACCACGTCGCGGCGCCGGATCCGTCCGGCGACGGCATCGCGCTCGCGCTGCGGCGGGCGGTACGGGACGCCGGGGCCCGCCTCGAGGACGTCGTCCACGTCAACGCGCACGCCACGGCCACGGTGGACGGCGATCTCGCCGAGGCACGGGCCGTACGCGGCGTGCTGGGGCGACGCGAGGTGCCGGTCACGGCACTCAAGGGCCACCTGGGACACCTCCAGGGCGCCGCGGGCGGGGTCGAGGCCGTCGCCGCGGTGCTCACGCTCCACCACGGGGTGGTGCCTCCCACGGTCGGCTGCGCCGAGGTCGACGACGCGGTCGACCTGGACCTCGTACGCGGCGAGCCGCGGACCCTGCCGGGCGCGGGCGACCTCGTCCTGAGCAACTCCTTCGGCTTCGGCGGCCACAACGCGGTACTGGCTCTGCGCCGGGTGGGCCGACCGGCGGCGTAG
- a CDS encoding VOC family protein, whose amino-acid sequence MAEHTAPVEIPDRYRYAVIPHIMVDDAAAAIDFYKQAFDAHEEFRIEAPGGGILHAEITVGRSSLMLGDAGADGAELGRFLSPAALGGGTSVTLHVFVSDVDSLARRAEAAGAEILQPPTDMFHGDRTVVLRDPSGHMWVFLTHIEDVSEEELLRRLATAGDRSARTAPAGTPERGPAR is encoded by the coding sequence ATGGCAGAGCACACAGCCCCCGTCGAGATTCCCGACCGCTACCGGTACGCAGTGATTCCGCACATCATGGTCGACGACGCGGCCGCCGCGATCGACTTCTACAAGCAGGCGTTCGACGCCCACGAGGAGTTCCGGATCGAGGCTCCCGGCGGCGGCATCCTCCATGCCGAGATCACCGTCGGACGCTCGTCCCTGATGCTGGGAGACGCCGGTGCGGACGGAGCGGAGCTCGGCCGCTTCCTCTCACCGGCCGCGCTCGGCGGGGGCACGTCGGTGACGCTGCACGTCTTCGTGTCGGACGTCGACAGCCTGGCACGACGTGCGGAGGCCGCGGGTGCCGAGATCCTCCAGCCGCCGACGGACATGTTCCACGGGGATCGCACCGTGGTCCTCAGGGACCCCTCTGGGCACATGTGGGTCTTCCTGACCCACATCGAAGACGTCTCGGAAGAGGAGCTGCTGCGCCGCCTGGCCACCGCGGGTGACCGGTCTGCTCGGACCGCGCCGGCCGGCACCCCGGAGCGCGGTCCGGCGCGGTGA
- a CDS encoding FAD-dependent monooxygenase, protein MAMKTATKGTVLVSGASIAGPAVAFWLRRYGFAVTVVEKSAGLRAGGYPVDVRGTAVEVARRMGILPQLREAHVESRRVTFLDADGSEAAVVHPQVVAGGVEGRDVEVRRGDLARALYGAVRDEVEFVFDDSVEALTEHEHGVDVTFRSGVRRSFDLVLGADGLHSRTRELVYGSEQRFHHYLGYCFTVFTMPNSFGLSHEVLMWNTPGRAAALYAVEDADEVHAFLNFAGPEPGYEVLRDPEAQRDLVATTFHDAGWEIPGMVAAMRRASDPFFDTVSQVRMPRWSSGRTALVGDAAYAPSFLTGQGSSLALVGAYVLAASLAAHRDHTAAFAAYERDLRGFVELNQAQVADGDAALFPTTAASLDRRNARLRALTAAPPATGRRAHTALALPDPVQDGPRAR, encoded by the coding sequence ATGGCCATGAAAACAGCGACGAAGGGCACCGTCCTGGTGTCCGGAGCGAGCATCGCGGGCCCCGCCGTGGCGTTCTGGCTGCGCCGCTACGGGTTCGCGGTGACGGTGGTGGAGAAGTCCGCCGGACTGCGCGCCGGCGGGTACCCGGTCGACGTGCGCGGCACCGCCGTGGAGGTGGCCCGCCGGATGGGAATCCTGCCGCAACTCCGGGAAGCGCATGTCGAGTCGCGCCGGGTGACCTTCCTCGACGCCGACGGCAGCGAGGCGGCGGTGGTCCACCCCCAGGTGGTGGCCGGCGGTGTCGAGGGACGTGACGTCGAGGTGCGTCGCGGCGATCTGGCCCGAGCCCTGTACGGGGCCGTCCGTGACGAGGTGGAGTTCGTGTTCGACGACTCCGTCGAAGCGCTCACGGAGCACGAGCACGGCGTCGACGTCACCTTCCGCAGCGGCGTCCGGCGCAGCTTCGACCTGGTTCTGGGCGCGGACGGCCTGCACTCGCGCACCCGGGAGCTGGTGTACGGCTCCGAGCAGCGGTTCCACCACTATCTCGGGTACTGCTTCACCGTCTTCACCATGCCCAACAGCTTCGGTCTCTCCCACGAGGTGCTCATGTGGAACACCCCCGGCAGGGCCGCGGCGCTCTACGCCGTCGAGGACGCCGACGAGGTGCACGCCTTCCTGAACTTCGCGGGCCCGGAGCCCGGGTACGAGGTGCTCCGTGACCCCGAGGCCCAGCGTGATCTCGTGGCCACCACGTTCCACGACGCCGGATGGGAGATCCCTGGCATGGTCGCCGCCATGCGCCGCGCGAGCGACCCGTTCTTCGACACCGTGAGCCAGGTCCGCATGCCGCGCTGGTCCAGTGGCCGGACCGCGCTCGTGGGCGACGCCGCCTACGCCCCGTCGTTCCTGACCGGGCAGGGGTCCAGCCTCGCCCTCGTCGGCGCCTACGTGCTCGCCGCCTCGCTGGCCGCGCATCGCGACCACACCGCGGCCTTCGCCGCCTACGAGCGGGACCTGCGCGGATTCGTCGAGCTGAACCAGGCACAGGTCGCGGACGGCGACGCGGCGCTCTTCCCCACCACCGCCGCGTCCCTCGACAGGCGCAACGCCAGACTCCGCGCCCTCACCGCCGCGCCGCCGGCCACCGGGCGCCGGGCGCACACCGCCCTCGCACTGCCCGACCCCGTCCAGGACGGCCCCAGGGCCCGCTGA
- a CDS encoding MFS transporter, which produces MQQSRTGSTDPARTEAGRHTRWSGRLVGLVAVLALVNFVVDSAVTAPLVVLPEMLDHFGTDQAAWLNATAMLAGVMWAPLLGKAADLHGRRRVLVLALLLSCAGALLCAVAPSLWLFVPGRVLQGASLATVFLSVAMVRGLCAPRIAMVVVGIVTSGSAVLNIASRFVIEDLAERFGFQILFFVSALVAASMAVCVHHVLPETPVRTPGRLDVGGALLLGGGLVGVLGYVSLGSDLGWLAAGPLALLVGGVGALARWFLVSSRKPDALIDVRNLGGPLVLTLLVVFLAAGSYQSVLQLIPLIGDVSADQRLGYGLAGQGSVALLLAAPGLGVTLGGPSAGWLAARVGPARTLAGAIVLGTVVTVGMFAGVSRLPVALCCGFLLGVTVGALGTSGFNMAGSLASPERQGIVSSLVMVMVSIGSVVLNFVGAAVLGSTSVVVDGETTNSATGVFGYVAIASVAFAAAAVLAVMLVRSTTRLSPALHLGKES; this is translated from the coding sequence ATGCAGCAGAGCAGGACCGGAAGCACTGATCCCGCACGTACGGAGGCCGGACGGCACACGAGGTGGAGCGGACGGCTCGTCGGCCTCGTGGCCGTCCTGGCCCTGGTGAACTTCGTGGTCGACTCGGCCGTCACCGCGCCGCTGGTCGTCCTCCCGGAGATGCTCGACCATTTCGGCACCGACCAGGCGGCGTGGCTCAACGCCACCGCGATGCTGGCGGGTGTGATGTGGGCGCCCCTGCTCGGGAAGGCCGCCGACCTCCACGGCAGGCGCAGGGTACTGGTCCTGGCGCTGCTCCTCAGCTGCGCGGGGGCCCTGCTGTGTGCCGTGGCTCCCAGCCTCTGGCTGTTCGTGCCGGGGCGCGTGCTGCAGGGGGCGTCCCTGGCCACGGTCTTCCTCTCCGTGGCGATGGTCCGTGGCCTCTGCGCGCCCCGCATCGCGATGGTCGTCGTGGGCATCGTGACGTCGGGCTCCGCGGTCCTCAACATCGCGTCGCGTTTCGTCATCGAGGACCTGGCCGAGCGGTTCGGCTTCCAGATCCTGTTCTTCGTGTCGGCCCTCGTCGCGGCCTCGATGGCGGTCTGTGTGCACCACGTACTCCCCGAGACCCCGGTCAGGACGCCGGGGCGGCTCGACGTCGGTGGTGCCCTCCTGCTCGGCGGTGGTCTCGTCGGCGTCCTCGGCTACGTCAGTCTCGGCTCGGACCTCGGCTGGCTCGCCGCGGGACCGCTGGCCCTCCTCGTGGGCGGCGTCGGGGCACTGGCCAGGTGGTTCCTGGTCTCCAGCCGGAAGCCCGATGCCCTGATCGACGTCAGGAACCTCGGTGGCCCCTTGGTGCTCACGCTCCTCGTGGTCTTCCTCGCCGCGGGTTCGTACCAGAGCGTGCTGCAGCTCATCCCCCTCATCGGTGATGTGTCGGCGGATCAACGGCTCGGGTACGGACTGGCCGGCCAAGGATCCGTGGCGCTGCTCCTCGCGGCGCCGGGACTCGGCGTCACGCTCGGGGGCCCGTCGGCGGGATGGCTCGCCGCACGCGTCGGACCGGCCCGGACCCTCGCCGGCGCCATCGTGCTCGGAACGGTCGTGACCGTCGGGATGTTCGCCGGGGTGTCCCGGCTTCCCGTCGCGCTCTGCTGCGGCTTCCTGCTGGGTGTCACGGTCGGAGCGCTCGGGACGTCCGGATTCAACATGGCGGGGAGCCTGGCTTCCCCCGAACGGCAGGGCATCGTCTCCAGCCTGGTCATGGTCATGGTCTCGATCGGTTCGGTGGTCCTGAACTTCGTGGGTGCCGCCGTGCTCGGGTCGACGTCGGTGGTCGTCGACGGGGAGACGACGAACTCGGCCACGGGTGTGTTCGGTTACGTCGCGATCGCTTCCGTCGCGTTCGCGGCCGCCGCGGTGCTGGCCGTGATGCTCGTACGAAGCACCACCCGCCTCAGCCCCGCACTTCATCTCGGCAAGGAGAGCTGA